The genome window ACGTCACGTGCCGAAGCCAAACCGAAAGCTCGGTTCCTGGGCCGGCGCTTCGTGGATTTCTGGAATTTGCGGTTCCGGAGCCTGAACGCTTTGGGCCAGACGTTGCAGCGAACGGAGGACAATGCGGCGGCGACCGACTTTCACCAGGCCGTCATTCTGCAGTTCGCCCAGCACGACGGTCACCGTCTCGCGGGTGCTGCCGACGATGTTCGCCAAATCTTGGTGCGACAAGCGAATTTCAAGCTCGACGCCGTCGTCGGTTCGTTTGCCGTAGCTTTCAGCTAATTCCAGCAGCAAATGGGCCAAGCGGTCGCGGTTCGACAGGAAGAGAAGGTTCTTCACTCGACGCTCGATGCGACGGCGGCGCAGGCCGATCAGCTTAGTCACGCCGATCGATAGACCGGGACGCGATTCCATCAACTCGTGCATCGCTTCCTTCGGGATCGAAACGATCATCGACGCTTCGACCGCTTCGGCGTATTCGTCACGCGCTTCGCCGTCGAGAATCGACAATTCACCGAATAGCTCGCCCGGCTCAATGAAGGCCAGGATCGACTGTTTTCCCTCAGGAGTCAGGTGGCAGATTTTCACGCGTCCGGAGGCGAGCAGAAGTACCGTATCCGCACGTTCGGCGGGGAGGTAAATCGGAGATCGCTTCGCGAAACGGCGAACACGTGAGCAAGCGTCGAGTCGTTCGATTTCTGCGGCGGACAACTGCTCGAAGATACGGCAGTTCTTCAGGTGCCAAATTTTCTCGGTCATCGAGACCCCCAAAATTGCTCGATGGTCGTGTCGCCCCCCGAAAGTAGGGGCGTCGCCATCAAAGACCGGGCGGACGATGCCTTCGATTCCGTGCGGGTCGTCGGCGTTACGCCGATTCTAGCATAGCGGCAAAAAAAAGACGCCGAAGTCGGCGTCTGAAGAAGCTACCCCCCAAGGATTCGAACCTTGAATGACAGTGCCAAAAACTGTAGTGTTACCATTACACTAGGGGGTAAAAATGTGAAGGGGCTATCTTAACCAACAGGTCCACTGGTCGACAAGAGGCCCTTAGTCGCCAGACGGCTCTTCCCCTGATAGGAGCTCGCTTTGCGGACGCAGGTTCGTCATCGCAAACGACAATTGTTCCATTTCAATCGCGAGATCAACGCTGGAAACCGCGACTTCCGGCGGTAAATGGAGCGTGATCGGGGCGAAATTCAAAATGCCGTAAATTCCGGCTGCGACTATCCGCTCCGCCACTTCTTGAGCAGCCGACGCAGGCGCCGCAATTATCGCCAAACGGACGTCATGCTGCACGACGATTTCGGGAAGCTGCGATATCGGACGGATCTCGATTCCATCGAGCGTCTTCCCGAATTTCGTCGGGTCGGAATCGACTGCGGCGACAATGTCAAAGCCTTGGTGGCTGAATCCGCGGTGACCGAGTAGGGCTCGTCCCAAGTTACCAACGCCGGCCAAGACGACGGGCCAGGTACGGTCCGTTCCAATGATCAGTTTGATGGCGGAGACCAACTCGCTGCAGCGATAGCCGACGCCGGGATAGCCGAAGTGCCCGAAATGGGCCAGATCCTTGCGAACCTGGGCGTCTGTAAATCCAAGGAGTTGGCCGAGTTGCGTACTGCTAGTCGTAACGACTCCGTCACGCTGAAGTCGCTGCAATTCTCGCAGATATAAGCTAAGTCGACTGACGACCGCCTTGGGAACGGCGTCGGAGGTCGGTTTGTTCTTGTCTTTCGACTTGCTCATCGGATCCGCGGGGACGAGTAATTTCTGTCACTGCCTGCCTTTACTCTATCGCTTCGGGTTCTTCTAAGGCAACCCAAGACGTCGCAGGGGAGATTTCCAGGTATTACGGCCGCGAGTCTTCCATTGGCGATTTTTGGGAGGACGCAATTAAAAAGCCCCTTCGCCGAGATCGGCAAAGGGGCTTCGATACGAAACCTGTACGAGTTTTTGCGCCGGGCAAGCGTTTACTCAGCCAGCATATCTTCGTGGTTGATGTAAATGTTTCCGTTGGTCGTATTGTAGAGCCAGCCGTGGGTATCGGTGACGTCCGACGAAGTCGGAACGGCGGTGATCGTCTTCACGGTCGCCGAATTGGTGTACGAGTTGACCGGCAATTTCGACAGGTAGGGACCAAGCTCCGGCGAGCCGGTGGAGGAACTGTCGACGTTCGTCTTGATCAGCAATTCATTCAGCGTGGCGCTGGGGAGGCGACCTTCGTGCTGAGCGCGATAGAGCTGAATTTGCGAACGAAGCGTGTGGAGGTTGAATTTCACGCTGCTTGACTTGGCGTCATCGGTCGAGTCGGTGAATTGGGGAATCACTGTCGCGGCCAGCACGGCCAGGATCACGACGACGATCAGAACTTCAATCAACGTGAAACCAGAATGTTTCTTGTTGGACATGGGGAATTGTCTCCTGCGAATTACTTGCCGCCCGGCAAAAGTAAGTACGGTTTCTCAAGTGGCGACGCGAAATTGCGATCCGCTTCTTCTACTTACGTTACAGCGATGTCGCGTCAAGCAAATCAGGTGCGTTTCAAGCGGCGTTACTCGCGAATTCCCTAAGAAGGGTAGTATCTTGGGCCGGATGTACGAGATGTTTCGGTTGCAACGGATGCTAGCAGTGTGCCGTCGATTCAATTTCTCCATCATTCCCCATTCGCTCTATGACGACATTTTATCTAGTCGAACTATCTCAAGCTGTTGACCCAGATTGACGATAAGTTAGGACATCCAGGTAATGCTTGGGATGACTGGGAAGACTGTACGCGACAGCATCAGCCCCAGTCGACGCCCAAATCAGATCTGGAGCGGTCGGAGGATTCTGCACGGATTTTTCGGATTTGAGGGCTAAAGGACACGGCGAGCGCTTCGCCAAACCAGGCCAGGCCCTTTGTCACAACACAGCGATTCTGTCAGCTAAGGAGAATTGGAAATGAGAGCGTTTCTTTGGGCGCCGGTGCTCGCGGTCTTGCTGACCGTAGGCTCGGTAACTACGGCTGAAGCGGGCTATTGCGGCCTGTTCAGCTTCCGTAACTGCTGCTGCTGCGAGCCGGTCAGCTACGAGTGCTGCAAGCAACAGTGCTATACGGTCAACAAGACCTGCAAAGAGGTCCAGTACGAAAAACAAGAAATCACCTGCTACAAGACTGTGTACGACAAGGTGATGGAAGAGAAGACGATTGATTGCGTGCGTTACGAAAAGGAAACGCTGTACAAGGATTGCACCTACACGGTTTGCAAGCCGGTCTACGAAACCAAGGTCCGCACTTGCACCTATACGGTCTGCAAGCCGGTTTGGGAAACGAAGACCAAAGAGATCAACTACACGGTCTGCAAGCCGGTCTGGGAAACCAAGACCAAGGACATTTGCTACACGGTGTGCAAGCCGGTTTGGGAAACCAAAACCAAGGACATCTGCTACACCACGTGCAAGCCGGTTTGGGAAACCAAGACCAAGGACATTTGCTACACGGTGTGCAAGCCGGTTTGGGAAACCAAGACCAAGGACATTTGCTACACCACGTGCAAGCCGGTCTGGGAAACCAAGACGAAAGAGATCAGCTACACGGTCTGCAAGCCGGTTTACGAAACGAAAGTTCGTGAAGTTTGCCACACCGTCTGCAAGCCGGTCCACTACACCAAGACCATCCAGATCAACTGCGGTCACTACGAAACCGAAGTTACCGAAATTCCTGGTCCGGTCGTGAAGAAGTGCGTCCAGGAACCGGGTTGCTGGACTTGGGATCCTTGCTGCTGCAAGTGCGTTTACTGCCCGGGCGAGACGAAAGTCGTCGAAGTCCAGTGCCCGCCGCGCAAGTGCTGCAAGAAGGTTTGGATTCCGGAAGTGAAGGAAAAGACGATCAACTGCGTTAAGTACGAACGCGAAGTGATCAAGAAAGAGTGCCCGTACACCGTCTGCAAGATGGTTCCGGAAACTCGCACCAAGACCTGCACCTACAAAGTGTGCCACATGGTCAAAGAAAACCACGTCAAGACCTGCA of Blastopirellula sediminis contains these proteins:
- a CDS encoding Crp/Fnr family transcriptional regulator, whose translation is MTEKIWHLKNCRIFEQLSAAEIERLDACSRVRRFAKRSPIYLPAERADTVLLLASGRVKICHLTPEGKQSILAFIEPGELFGELSILDGEARDEYAEAVEASMIVSIPKEAMHELMESRPGLSIGVTKLIGLRRRRIERRVKNLLFLSNRDRLAHLLLELAESYGKRTDDGVELEIRLSHQDLANIVGSTRETVTVVLGELQNDGLVKVGRRRIVLRSLQRLAQSVQAPEPQIPEIHEAPAQEPSFRFGFGT
- a CDS encoding type II secretion system protein, with product MSNKKHSGFTLIEVLIVVVILAVLAATVIPQFTDSTDDAKSSSVKFNLHTLRSQIQLYRAQHEGRLPSATLNELLIKTNVDSSSTGSPELGPYLSKLPVNSYTNSATVKTITAVPTSSDVTDTHGWLYNTTNGNIYINHEDMLAE
- a CDS encoding redox-sensing transcriptional repressor Rex gives rise to the protein MSKSKDKNKPTSDAVPKAVVSRLSLYLRELQRLQRDGVVTTSSTQLGQLLGFTDAQVRKDLAHFGHFGYPGVGYRCSELVSAIKLIIGTDRTWPVVLAGVGNLGRALLGHRGFSHQGFDIVAAVDSDPTKFGKTLDGIEIRPISQLPEIVVQHDVRLAIIAAPASAAQEVAERIVAAGIYGILNFAPITLHLPPEVAVSSVDLAIEMEQLSFAMTNLRPQSELLSGEEPSGD